aggagaaagggaacTAATTCTACAATAAGTCTCCTCTGTTCGGTGCCCACCTTCCAATTCTTTTTCTTCTAGGGGCTTTTACGAACAAAATACATCATATAACATAACATCTCACTGGCCGCCTTCCAAAATGTCAACTTTCCAGGGGGTTTTCCGAAAAAAGGACACAATCATTCTTATCCTCCGAGGTCGTCTTGGCCGTCTATCCGAGTCTCAGCGATGAGAGATCCGGCGGAGCGGCCACCGGCGACTGGGCCACGAAGGGGTGGCGCAGGAGCTGCGACGCCGTGAGCCTCCGCGCGGGCTCCTTCTGCAGGCAGGAAGCGACGAAGCTACGGAACTCCGGGGATGCGGTGGGCGGCGCCTCCGGCGGCGCCGCGTAGCAGATGGCCACCATGAGACTCGCCCAGTCGCCCTGCCTCCCGAGCCGCTCGCCGAAGGGGAAGCGGCCCAGGTAGAACTCAAGGACGCTGACCCCGAAGCTCCAGATGTCGCCGGCGCGGCCGTCGTAGGCGCCCTCGTTGAGGTCGGTGTTGATCCGCTCGGGGCTCATGTAGGCGATCGTCCCAACCGCGGAGTTGCAGGGGTCCATCGTCTGCGCCAGGATCCGGCCGACTCCGAAGTCGGCGATCTTGACCTCCCCCGCGCCGTTGATCAGGAGGTTGGACGGCTTGATGTCGCGGTGCACGATCCGGCGGCGGTGGAGGTACGCGAGCCCCGCCAGGACCTGCCGCGCCACGTCGGCGAGctgggcctccgaggcgatgcggCGGCCTTCCAGGGACCCGCCGTCCATGTACTCAAGGAGCACCTGGATCTCCCCGCCCCGGTCGTAGAACCCGTGGCACCGCACCACGGAGGGGCTGTCGGTGGCGCGGAGGATCTCGATCTCGCGGCGCATCTGGCGCCGGACGCCGTCGTCGTGGTGGCCATGGATCACCTTGAGCGCGTAGACGCGGCCGGTGAGGCGGTGGCGGACCATCCACACCGTGCCGCCCGCGCCGCTGCCGACGCGGCGGACGCGCTCGAGGTCGGTGAGAGCGGGGACCTGCGGGGGTGCGGCGGGGGCGGAGggcggggggagggggagggggacggCGAGGGAGGCGTCGCGGAGGGGGAGGGGAAGGGTGAGGTCGGGGCGGCGCCGGGTGCGGCTCGGTGGGCCGGGCCGAGTCGAAGGGTCCTGGCCGGGTCTCATGGTGCGCTCTGTGGTTGAGGTAAGAGGGTGAGAGGGTGTCGAGGGAGCTCATATATAtagtacatatatataatatggaCATTGGGATTGGAGGAGGGAGATTGAAGTGGTGGTGTGGGTGGGCATTCGATTCATTGGGTATCTGGTGATTTGATTAGGGGGCTGATGGTGATggtgtggtggtggtggaggtggaggaggatgaTTCTCGGAAGGGAGGAGGAAGGACATATGGTGGAGGAGCTCTTTTTAGAGCTTTGGATTGGTGTGGCAATCAAGTTGACTTGACTTGGGAACTGGTTTACAGCTCTGCTTCCTTCATCACCTACAACAGGTGAGAGTGAAAGAGTGACAAGAGAGGGGAAAATGAAATGATACTGATGGCGGCGAAGGGTTGAAatcagctatatatatatatatacatatatatctcacATTTAGACATCTCTATCCACGGATTGACAAGTTTCTGTGCAGGCTTCTATGGGCATGAAATTTTCAGGTTGACTTTGTCAGTTGGCACGTTGAAAGGGTTATGAAGACCACGTCAAAGGCTGAGATAGATTGACCACATCGCATTACCCTGTCAAATTCTAGACACAAGTCTGGTCAACTGCAACAGGGAGTGTTGTTGCACATGTTTTGACGTATGAATAACTGGTGAAATCATTCTTTCTATGAAAGTTCCAATAGATTCATTTTGTAACATCTGAGGAAGCGCAATTGTATTTATGTTCCTTTTGGCATTGACTGATTaaaatttatgtatgtatgttttgTGTTTATATATCTTTTAAGTAGTAGCAACGGATTGAAGTATTCACTAAATTTGTAATTGCTTTAGTAATTAATTTTAAGAATACTAATGCAATTTTGATAGGATAGTAGTCGAAGTGGATTATAcataatttcttaaaaaaattaatttaaattattaaattatttattaaataatttaaactttaagattcaaatgaattaagcaaTTAATTGAAGGATATACCTAGTTTTACTATTAAAAAATATAGGACTCAATGAGCGGAAGATCAAGTTCTCAATCCTATGTATCGGTATATCGATTTAATATTTTTGTCAAATCCAATctcgaaattgatcccatgatatAGTATACCAATAGATTGTATGCTATTGTATATCAATATAGTGATAGTTGTAATCTAATCGTCATGAACTACACGTGTTTGAGGTTGACTCGTAAGACAAGTATAATTATGGCATGTATTAGTGTGGAGCATGAAAAATGTCAAAACTTTTAATTTTGCTATTGATCTGTTACTATGTATTATAAGATTAATCACTGTATCGCTATTCAGAGAAGAATGTCTGACTATCAAGTTGAGCTCTATAATTTAAATCTTGGGtgacatgtataaaatatttctcCTCGGTTCATACACCACCTTCAAACTGTGTAAACGAGACCAACGACTTCCCAACGTTGTCATCATCATTAGCCGAAGTACTATTATGTATATCATTGTTATGTCTCCGAACAAAGCTTAAttgttgaatgcgattgagaaATTATCTATGTACATTTGATCAGAGAGTTCTTCCTTTACCTTAGGTCTTAATTCTCTCTAATTAGTCTCTTAGGTTTGATTCAATCCAGAGATATGTGATATAGAGAGTAAACTAGTTAGAGAGAATGAAAAGGGAGATAGTGAGGGGATAGAAAGGATTTAAAAACCagttaaaaaaatcaaatagacaatttgaattcaaaaaatcCAAGCATTAATCAATATTAGTTAAAATGTAATCAGTATAAGTCAATGATTAAATTTTAATCGTTTAGATTAATATAAGATAGTAACAATCGAACTTTAATCATTTCAATCGGTATAAATCTCGTACAGATGATATCGATCTCCTATTATGGACCTCTCCGTATACAAAGCGATCAATATATTGATCTATTATCGAATCAGTATATATCACCTGGTATAAGCCAACACGATCAACTACGATTTAAAGTATTATACTCatctatattatattattattgagaCTCATTTATATTGTTATGCATTAAGCTTAGCGATCTTTTTGATTGAAATTGAGGCTAATTGCAAAATATTTGAGTTTGAATTCACAAACTCAAGTAATTAGTTGAGTTCATATTCAAATAAAAGTAGTTGTAGATGCACAAGAAGGACTTGAATGGGTCCAAATGGAAGTGAtactgatttgaaattttattgtgtAAAGCTCCAAATCTTTTTTTTGACACATACCAAAGACATTGACCAAGTCAAATTGATGCATTCCTGACTTTTGACCACAACTTGGAACATTGCTTCCTCAAACCCATCACTTCCTGATTTGTTCAAACAAGGCACTTCAAAGATGGCTAGTTTGTATTTGGTTGAGGCTATTTTGATCCATGTACAAATATTCCATCATTACCACTTCTTGATGATGTTTTggcttattattatatatatatatatatatatatatatatatatatatatatatcataagatATTTCTTCTATTTATAAAGGTAAAATTGTACATAAAATGAATTTTGTATTTATTACTCTAACTATAAGTTTAGTATACATATCCTTCCAAAGTTGAAACTCTAAATAATATTACTATTTTTAAGTAACCATTATGATTATAATAACATCACGAGTATTTTAAGTagttatatatcttttttaatCTCGAACTATTTAATGTACCTTAACATTTGGAGGGATATACATACTATGCTAAAATTTATAGTcgaattaaagaaaaatattcatacaatcgatcttaaataattaagataGTATAACTTAATATTGTATGTCGCCATCCAATTATAATCGATCAATTCATTCTAATTTCAGCCATAGTATACATGATATAATCAAAATGTAAGAAGTCTTAAGTTACTACTATCATTTTATGTGTCAGACATATACTTAAGACCACTAGTAAAATAAAAGAATTTATGTTTTCTTATGTGATTCTAAAACATAGAAAAtaacattctctctctctctctcaatgaaGAACTCCCTTACTTTTAATCTTTTACAACAATCTAATATTTCTCAATCAACTTTCACTGTGAATTAATGCTAATTGGTCCTCTTGGATTAGTTGTCAGCCTTGTAATTATTCTAGGACAAGATTAATATTCTTGGATCACTGATGATTCTGATTCCTGACTGCAACACAATTGCCACTGAAATCCATGTCAGTCTTTCAGAACAAGAAAACTAAGAAAAATACAATGTGATCATAATAATCAATTAACTATTCCAAATCTTCTCAGAGAGTGAGCTGCTTCTATCACTCACATGACTCCTAATATTCTTAATCTGACAAACAGATCATATgccatttcttaatcaatctattaACTGTTGGACAAGGATCCAATGAAGGTCAAAGGTAAGAGTCCTCCACAATAATCTCCAAGTTAAACGAAACATGTCTTGGATCTCCCACCAATAATTATATTACTATCATTGGTGAGCCATAAAACTATAGTCTTAAGTTGACTTGTAGTTGAGAAGATCCATGGTGGGCAAAGAAGCTTTGGGGGTTGGTCCAAAGTCAAACCAATGTATCATAATCTTCATGGCAGGAAGACTTAAAAGTAATTTGTGGTTGGTGGTGTTGAAAGATGTGTTGAGATTGATGACAAAATGCAGATTAAGAAGGCTTTTGTTACTCAGAGAGTGTTGCACTCTTCTCTCTCATGTGATGGTAATAAACACCTCGAGCTAGTGGAGAAAATATACCATAAATTACAAGGTTAAATCACATAGTAATAGTAATAGTAATAGAGAGAGGATCATTAAGGTTCACAATCATAGGGAAGAATCAAATCTTATGATTATATATGGGTGGCACGTCCAATCCAATAATATTACAGTGATGCATCCTCCAATCCATCCATTAGTAGCTCACTAGATTTGTTGAGTAAAAATTATTAATCTTAAATATTTAAccttaagttaataataataataaacttgtCTTTGTAAGTCTGTTCTTTCACCATTTGCTGTGGCTTTTTTACCTTCTCGATTTGCTTTTCGAATCCATAAGTTATTCAAGGAAGATGAGTAATTTCTAATGATGCAATTAATGTAAATCAAAGATTAATTGCTTGAAAATTATTATCATTTTGCTTAAAAAAAGAAATTCCAactagtatttttttaaaaaaaatttagagaaAATCATGATTAATTAACCCATAATTGATTATTTTTA
Above is a genomic segment from Musa acuminata AAA Group cultivar baxijiao chromosome BXJ3-4, Cavendish_Baxijiao_AAA, whole genome shotgun sequence containing:
- the LOC103981573 gene encoding mitogen-activated protein kinase kinase 5 → MRPGQDPSTRPGPPSRTRRRPDLTLPLPLRDASLAVPLPLPPPSAPAAPPQVPALTDLERVRRVGSGAGGTVWMVRHRLTGRVYALKVIHGHHDDGVRRQMRREIEILRATDSPSVVRCHGFYDRGGEIQVLLEYMDGGSLEGRRIASEAQLADVARQVLAGLAYLHRRRIVHRDIKPSNLLINGAGEVKIADFGVGRILAQTMDPCNSAVGTIAYMSPERINTDLNEGAYDGRAGDIWSFGVSVLEFYLGRFPFGERLGRQGDWASLMVAICYAAPPEAPPTASPEFRSFVASCLQKEPARRLTASQLLRHPFVAQSPVAAPPDLSSLRLG